Genomic segment of Aliiroseovarius sp. M344:
TCACAACGTGAGCTGCCGACATCAGATCAGTCGATTTGGACATCACTCAAAAGCACCGCAAAACTCGCGCCATGCATGTCCCTGTCTTCCCGCGTGCCCTGGATCGCTGGTCGCGGCAGGCTGAACTTCACAACGTACAGATCCTGTATGTCAAATCGTTTCAACGCGGCCGGGTCAGCCTTGAACAACTGCGCCACCTTCGCCGTGTCCAACCCTTCCGAAATTCGGCTGAACGCAGCCTCTGACCCACAGAAAAT
This window contains:
- a CDS encoding DUF4387 domain-containing protein, whose translation is MTALKDIAEKVRSKNAGPFWLTVDIFCGSEAAFSRISEGLDTAKVAQLFKADPAALKRFDIQDLYVVKFSLPRPAIQGTREDRDMHGASFAVLLSDVQID